One window of the Flavobacteriaceae bacterium YJPT1-3 genome contains the following:
- a CDS encoding YifB family Mg chelatase-like AAA ATPase → MLTKVYGSAVFGVEATTIVVEVNMDSGIGYHLVGLPDNAIKESNYRIAAALQNNGFKIPGKKITLNMAPADLRKEGSAYDLTLALGILAASGQIQAPEIDRYLIMGELSLDGGLQPIKGALPIAIKAREAGFKGFILPQQNAKEAGIVNGLEVYGVESLAQVIGFFDRGEALERTLIDTRTEFYKNLEQPEFDFADVKGQESIKRSMEVAAAGGHNIILVGPPGSGKTMLSKRLPSILPPMSLREALETTKIHSVVGRLKSGQGLLYERPFRSPHHTISDVALVGGGSFPQPGEISLAHNGVLFLDELPEFKRSVLEVMRQPLEDREVTISRARFTVTYPSSFMLVASMNPSPGGYFNDPSAPVSSSPAEMQRYLSKISGPLLDRIDIHIEVTPVPFDQLSEERRGESSVTIRQRVTNARVVQEKRFRESDTVNYNAQMTVKQIRKYCVLDEASTTLLKTAMEKLNLSARAYDRILKVSRTIADLAGEEQIQSTHIAEAIQYRNLDREGWLG, encoded by the coding sequence ATGCTTACCAAAGTTTATGGCAGTGCGGTTTTTGGCGTAGAGGCGACCACCATTGTGGTAGAAGTCAATATGGACAGTGGAATTGGCTATCATTTGGTGGGCCTGCCCGACAATGCGATCAAAGAATCCAACTACCGCATTGCCGCCGCCCTGCAAAACAACGGCTTTAAGATTCCCGGAAAGAAGATCACCCTGAACATGGCTCCAGCCGATCTGCGCAAGGAGGGGAGTGCCTACGACCTGACCCTGGCCTTAGGTATCTTGGCCGCCAGTGGTCAGATTCAAGCTCCGGAAATCGATCGCTATCTGATCATGGGTGAATTGTCGCTGGATGGGGGTTTGCAGCCCATTAAAGGCGCCTTGCCGATTGCGATCAAAGCCCGGGAGGCAGGCTTTAAGGGCTTTATTCTTCCCCAGCAGAACGCTAAAGAAGCGGGAATTGTCAATGGGCTGGAGGTCTATGGCGTGGAAAGTCTAGCTCAAGTGATCGGTTTTTTCGATCGGGGAGAAGCCCTCGAACGCACCCTGATCGATACCCGCACTGAATTTTATAAAAACCTCGAACAACCGGAATTCGACTTTGCCGATGTGAAAGGCCAGGAATCCATCAAGCGGAGTATGGAAGTGGCCGCCGCGGGAGGGCATAACATCATTCTGGTAGGTCCACCGGGCTCGGGTAAGACCATGCTAAGCAAACGCCTGCCCAGCATACTCCCGCCCATGAGCTTGCGGGAGGCCCTGGAGACCACGAAGATCCATAGTGTGGTAGGCCGACTCAAATCGGGTCAGGGTTTACTGTATGAACGTCCGTTCAGGAGCCCCCACCACACCATTTCAGATGTCGCCCTGGTCGGCGGGGGGAGTTTCCCACAGCCTGGGGAGATCTCCCTGGCTCATAATGGCGTCTTGTTTTTGGACGAGCTGCCGGAGTTTAAACGCAGTGTTCTGGAAGTGATGCGCCAGCCGTTGGAAGATCGGGAAGTGACCATTTCCCGGGCGCGCTTTACGGTGACCTATCCCTCCAGTTTTATGCTGGTCGCCAGTATGAATCCCAGTCCGGGAGGCTATTTCAACGATCCTTCCGCTCCGGTCTCCAGCAGTCCGGCCGAGATGCAGCGCTATTTGAGCAAGATCTCCGGTCCCTTATTGGATCGTATCGATATCCATATTGAAGTAACTCCGGTACCCTTTGATCAATTATCCGAAGAGCGGCGGGGCGAGTCCAGCGTGACCATCCGGCAACGAGTAACCAACGCAAGAGTAGTTCAAGAAAAGCGCTTTCGCGAAAGTGATACCGTCAACTACAATGCGCAGATGACTGTCAAACAGATCAGGAAGTATTGTGTGTTGGACGAGGCCTCCACCACCTTACTAAAAACCGCCATGGAAAAATTGAATTTATCGGCGCGTGCCTATGATCGCATTCTCAAAGTCTCCCGCACCATTGCTGATCTGGCCGGGGAAGAGCAGATTCAAAGTACCCATATCGCCGAGGCCATTCAGTATCGGAATCTGGATCGGGAAGGATGGTTGGGGTGA